In Bos indicus x Bos taurus breed Angus x Brahman F1 hybrid chromosome 23, Bos_hybrid_MaternalHap_v2.0, whole genome shotgun sequence, a single genomic region encodes these proteins:
- the LOC113881699 gene encoding histone H2B type 1, which translates to MPEPAKSAPAPKKGSKKAVTKAQKKDGKKRKRSRKESYSVYVYKVLKQVHPDTGISSKAMGIMNSFVNDIFERIAGEASRLAHYNKRSTITSREIQTAVRLLLPGELAKHAVSEGTKAVTKYTSSK; encoded by the coding sequence ATGCCTGAGCCAGCTAAGTCCGCTCCTGCCCCGAAGAAGGGCTCCAAGAAGGCAGTGACCAAGGCGCAGAAGAAGGACGGCAAGAAGCGCAAGCGCAGCCGCAAGGAGAGCTACTCCGTGTACGtgtacaaggtgctgaagcaAGTCCACCCGGACACCGGCATCTCGTCCAAGGCCATGggcatcatgaactccttcgtcAACGACATCTTCGAGCGCATCGCGGGCGAGGCGTCGCGCCTGGCGCATTACAACAAGCGTTCGACcatcacatccagggagatccagaccgcCGTTCGCCTGCTGTTGCCcggggagctggccaagcacgccgTGTCCGAGGGCACCAAGGCTGTCACCAAGTACACCAGCTCCAAGTGA
- the LOC113881678 gene encoding histone H2A type 1: MSGRGKQGGKARAKAKTRSSRAGLQFPVGRVHRLLRKGNYAERVGAGAPVYLAAVLEYLTAEILELAGNAARDNKKTRIIPRHLQLAIRNDEELNKLLGKVTIAQGGVLPNIQAVLLPKKTESHHKAKGK, encoded by the coding sequence ATGTCTGGACGTGGCAAACAAGGCGGCAAAGCTCGCGCCAAGGCCAAGACCCGCTCCTCGCGGGCCGGGCTCCAGTTCCCCGTAGGCCGAGTGCACCGCCTGCTCCGCAAGGGTAACTACGCTGAGCGGGTCGGGGCCGGGGCCCCGGTGTACCTGGCGGCGGTGCTGGAATACCTGACAGCCGAGATCTTAGAGCTGGCGGGCAACGCGGCCCGGGACAACAAGAAGACCCGCATCATCCCGCGTCACCTGCAGCTGGCCATCCGCAACGACGAGGAGCTCAACAAGCTGCTGGGCAAAGTCACCATCGCTCAGGGTGGTGTCCTGCCCAACATCCAGGCGGTGCTGCTGCCCAAGAAGACTGAGAGCCATCACAAAGCTAAAGGCAAATAA
- the LOC113881671 gene encoding histone H3.1 codes for MARTKQTARKSTGGKAPRKQLATKAARKSAPATGGVKKPHRYRPGTVALREIRRYQKSTELLIRKLPFQRLVREIAQDFKTDLRFQSSAVMALQEACEAYLVGLFEDTNLCAIHAKRVTIMPKDIQLARRIRGERA; via the coding sequence ATGGCTCGTACAAAGCAGACGGCTCGCAAGTCCACTGGCGGCAAGGCGCCGCGCAAACAGCTCGCCACCAAGGCGGCTCGCAAGAGCGCTCCGGCCACTGGCGGCGTGAAGAAGCCGCACCGCTACCGGCCCGGCACGGTAGCTCTGCGCGAGATTCGCCGTTACCAGAAGTCCACGGAGCTGCTGATCCGCAAGCTGCCTTTCCAGCGGCTGGTACGCGAGATCGCGCAGGACTTCAAGACCGACCTGCGTTTCCAGAGCTCGGCAGTGATGGCGCTGCAGGAGGCGTGCGAGGCCTATCTGGTGGGGCTCTTCGAAGACACCAACCTGTGTGCCATCCACGCCAAGCGCGTCACTATCATGCCCAAGGACATCCAGCTTGCTCGCCGCATCCGCGGGGAGAGGGCATAA
- the LOC113881656 gene encoding histone H1.5: MSETAPAETAAPAPVEKSPAKKKATKKTASGGAAKRKATGPPVSELITKAVAASKERNGLSLAALKKALAAGGYDVEKNNSRIKLGLKSLVSKGTLVQTKGTGASGSFKLNKKAAAGEAKPKAKKAGAAKAKKPAGATPKKPKKAAGAKKAVKKTPKKAKKPAASGVKKVAKSPKKAKTAAKPKKAAKSPAKPKAVKPKAAKPKTSKPKAAKPKAAKAKKAAPKKK; this comes from the coding sequence ATGTCGGAGACCGCTCCTGCAGAAACGGCCGCCCCGGCGCCGGTGGAGAAGTCTCCTGCCAAGAAGAAAGCAACCAAGAAGACCGCGAGCGGTGGAGCGGCGAAGCGCAAGGCTACCGGGCCCCCAGTTTCCGAGCTGATCACTAAGGCTGTCGCCGCCTCCAAAGAGCGCAATGGCCTTTCTTTGGCTGCGCTCAAGAAGGCGCTAGCAGCCGGTGGCTACGACGTGGAGAAGAACAATAGCCGCATCAAGCTGGGTCTCAAGAGCCTGGTGAGCAAGGGCACCCTGGTGCAGACCAAGGGCACCGGGGCTTCCGGCTCTTTCAAGCTCAACAAGAAGGCGGCTGCCGGGGAAGCCAAGCCCAAAGCCAAGAAAGCAGGGGCTGCTAAAGCGAAGAAACCCGCAGGGGCCACCCCTAAGAAACCCAAGAAGGCTGCAGGAGCAAAGAAAGCCGTTAAGAAGACGCCTAAGAAGGCGAAAAAGCCCGCGGCCTCTGGTGTCAAAAAAGTGGCCAAGAGCCCCAAGAAGGCCAAAACTGCGGCAAAGCCAAAGAAGGCTGCTAAGAGCCCCGCGAAGCCCAAGGCAGTGAAGCCAAAAGCGGCGAAACCCAAAACCTCCAAGCCTAAGGCAGCAAAACCCAAAGCTGCAAAGGCGAAGAAGGCGGCTCCTAAGAAGAAGTAG
- the LOC113881681 gene encoding histone H2A type 1 produces the protein MSGRGKQGGKARAKAKTRSSRAGLQFPVGRVHRLLRKGNYAERVGAGAPVYLAAVLEYLTAEILELAGNAARDNKKTRIIPRHLQLAIRNDEELNKLLGKVTIAQGGVLPNIQAVLLPKKTESHHKAKGK, from the coding sequence ATGTCTGGACGTGGTAAGCAGGGCGGCAAAGCTCGCGCCAAGGCCAAGACCCGCTCTTCGCGGGCCGGGCTCCAGTTCCCCGTAGGCCGAGTGCACCGCCTGCTCCGCAAGGGTAACTACGCTGAGCGGGTCGGGGCCGGGGCCCCGGTGTACCTGGCGGCGGTGCTGGAATACCTGACAGCCGAGATCTTAGAGCTGGCGGGCAACGCGGCCCGGGACAACAAGAAGACGCGCATCATCCCGCGTCACCTGCAGCTGGCCATCCGCAACGACGAGGAGCTCAACAAGCTGCTGGGCAAAGTCACCATCGCTCAGGGTGGTGTCCTGCCCAACATCCAGGCGGTGCTGCTGCCCAAGAAGACCGAGAGCCACCACAAGGCCAAGGGCAAGTAA
- the LOC113881698 gene encoding histone H2B type 1, which translates to MPEPAKSAPAPKKGSKKAVTKAQKKDGKKRKRSRKESYSVYVYKVLKQVHPDTGISSKAMGIMNSFVNDIFERIAGEASRLAHYNKRSTITSREIQTAVRLLLPGELAKHAVSEGTKAVTKYTSSK; encoded by the coding sequence ATGCCGGAGCCAGCCAAGTCTGCTCCGGCCCCGAAGAAGGGCTCCAAGAAGGCAGTGACCAAGGCGCAGAAGAAGGACGGCAAGAAGCGCAAGCGCAGCCGCAAGGAGAGCTACTCCGTGTACGtgtacaaggtgctgaagcaGGTCCACCCGGACACCGGCATCTCGTCCAAGGCCATGggcatcatgaactccttcgtcAACGACATCTTCGAGCGCATCGCTGGCGAGGCGTCGCGCCTGGCTCACTACAACAAGCGCTCGACcatcacatccagggagatccagacgGCCGTGCGCCTGCTGCTTCCCGGAGAACTGGCCAAGCACGCCGTGTCTGAGGGCACCAAGGCcgtcaccaagtataccagctccaagtga
- the LOC113881692 gene encoding histone H2B type 1-N → MPEPSKSAPAPKKGSKKAVTKAQKKDGKKRKRSRKESYSVYVYKVLKQVHPDTGISSKAMGIMNSFVNDIFERIAGEASRLAHYNKRSTITSREIQTAVRLLLPGELAKHAVSEGTKAVTKYTSSK, encoded by the coding sequence ATGCCTGAACCCTCGAAGTCCGCTCCGGCCCCGAAGAAGGGCTCCAAGAAGGCAGTGACCAAGGCGCAGAAGAAGGACGGCAAGAAGCGCAAGCGCAGCCGCAAGGAGAGCTACTCCGTGTACGtgtacaaggtgctgaagcaGGTCCACCCGGACACCGGCATCTCGTCCAAGGCCATGGGCATCATGAATTCGTTCGTGAACGATATTTTCGAGCGCATCGCTGGCGAGGCGTCGCGCCTGGCTCACTACAACAAGCGCTCGACcatcacatccagggagatccagacgGCCGTGCGCCTGCTGCTTCCCGGAGAACTGGCCAAGCACGCCGTGTCTGAGGGCACCAAGGCCGTCACCAAGTACACCAGTTCTAAGTGA
- the LOC113881679 gene encoding histone H2A type 1-D produces MSGRGKQGGKARAKAKTRSSRAGLQFPVGRVHRLLRKGNYSERVGAGAPVYLAAVLEYLTAEILELAGNAARDNKKTRIIPRHLQLAIRNDEELNKLLGKVTIAQGGVLPNIQAVLLPKKTESHHKAKGK; encoded by the coding sequence ATGTCTGGTCGTGGCAAGCAAGGAGGCAAGGCTCGTGCAAAGGCCAAGACCCGTTCCTCGCGGGCCGGGCTCCAGTTCCCCGTGGGCCGAGTGCACCGGCTGCTCCGCAAGGGTAACTACTCCGAGCGGGTTGGGGCCGGGGCCCCGGTGTACCTGGCGGCGGTGCTGGAGTACCTGACAGCCGAGATCTTAGAGCTGGCGGGCAACGCAGCCCGGGACAACAAGAAGACCCGCATCATCCCGCGTCATCTGCAGCTGGCCATCCGCAACGACGAGGAGCTCAACAAGCTGCTGGGCAAAGTCACCATCGCTCAGGGTGGTGTCCTGCCCAACATCCAGGCGGTGCTGCTGCCCAAGAAGACCGAGAGCCACCACAAGGCCAAGGGCAAGTAG